In Proteus vulgaris, one DNA window encodes the following:
- a CDS encoding YhfL family protein — protein MKNFVKIALIASVITVMTGCTGSVYNKEKDCNYDYLLHPAVSISKIIGGCGDTSK, from the coding sequence ATGAAAAACTTTGTTAAAATTGCACTTATTGCTTCTGTAATTACCGTAATGACTGGTTGTACTGGTAGCGTATACAATAAAGAAAAAGACTGTAACTACGACTACTTACTGCACCCAGCAGTTTCTATTTCTAAAATCATTGGCGGTTGTGGCGACACAAGCAAATAA